In a single window of the Orbaceae bacterium lpD04 genome:
- the ftsL gene encoding cell division protein FtsL — protein sequence MSSCAKNRFSLVKLIISDLFKSQKLSLLLVGLIVVSAISILWTTQQTRKQLFIQEQLILERDVFESEWRNLIIEENVLADPKRIEQSVNKLGMEHVLPKNETVIVIKNR from the coding sequence ATGAGTAGCTGTGCTAAAAATCGTTTTAGTTTAGTTAAATTGATTATTAGTGATTTATTTAAAAGTCAAAAGTTATCGTTATTATTAGTTGGTTTAATTGTTGTTTCAGCTATTTCTATATTATGGACTACACAGCAAACAAGAAAACAGCTTTTTATTCAAGAACAGTTGATTTTAGAGCGAGATGTATTTGAAAGTGAATGGCGGAATTTGATTATAGAAGAAAATGTATTAGCCGATCCTAAGCGGATAGAACAAAGTGTAAATAAACTAGGTATGGAACATGTATTACCTAAAAATGAGACAGTAATTGTTATAAAGAATCGATAA
- the mraZ gene encoding division/cell wall cluster transcriptional repressor MraZ: MFSGAISINLDSKGRLAIPTRYRELLSEGLVCTIGLHHSCLMLYPIAQWHQIEQKLAKLSSMIEVERRIARLLLGHATECLMDNAGRILLPMTLRQYAKLDKSIMFVGQSNKFEIWDETIWHEQIAEDIAAIPADIGELSDNLKNLTI, encoded by the coding sequence GTGTTTAGTGGTGCAATTTCAATCAACTTAGACAGCAAAGGACGTTTAGCGATCCCAACTCGTTATCGTGAATTATTGTCTGAAGGATTAGTTTGTACTATAGGCTTACACCATTCTTGTTTAATGCTTTATCCGATTGCGCAGTGGCATCAAATTGAACAAAAACTTGCTAAATTATCGTCAATGATTGAGGTCGAAAGACGTATTGCAAGATTATTGCTTGGCCATGCAACGGAATGTTTAATGGATAATGCTGGTCGAATCTTGCTTCCGATGACTTTAAGACAATATGCCAAATTAGATAAAAGTATTATGTTTGTCGGACAGTCAAATAAATTTGAGATTTGGGATGAAACAATCTGGCACGAACAGATTGCTGAAGATATTGCTGCAATTCCCGCGGATATTGGTGAATTGTCTGACAATCTAAAAAATTTAACAATTTAG
- the rsmH gene encoding 16S rRNA (cytosine(1402)-N(4))-methyltransferase RsmH: MNYQHKTVLLHEAIDALAIKSDGIYVDGTFGRGGHSRLILEKLGPNGRLIAIDRDPKAIQEASSIDDPRFAFIHGEFSNVKHYIEELDLLGKIDGFLLDLGVSSPQLDDPERGFSFMRDGPLDMRMDLTKGISASEWLMESNEEDIAWVLKTFGEERFSKRIARAIVTQNQQSPLTRTLELATLISNASPVKERHKHPATRSFQAIRIYINSELEEVEHALKASLEILVNKGRLAVISFHSLEDRIVKQFMTKQSKGPDIPKGLPLTEEQIKKYGVCSLKLLGKTKPSKDEIDINPRSRSAMLRIAERIKDE, from the coding sequence ATGAATTATCAACATAAAACAGTATTATTACATGAAGCGATAGATGCACTTGCGATAAAAAGCGACGGTATTTATGTTGATGGTACTTTTGGCCGAGGCGGTCATTCTCGATTAATACTGGAAAAACTAGGACCAAATGGTCGGTTAATCGCAATTGATCGTGATCCTAAAGCAATACAAGAAGCTAGCTCAATTGATGATCCCCGTTTTGCCTTTATTCACGGTGAGTTTTCTAATGTAAAACACTATATTGAAGAATTAGACCTATTAGGAAAAATTGATGGATTTTTATTAGATTTAGGTGTGTCTTCTCCACAATTAGATGATCCTGAACGTGGTTTTTCATTTATGCGTGATGGTCCATTAGATATGAGAATGGATTTAACTAAGGGCATCTCTGCAAGTGAATGGTTAATGGAAAGTAATGAAGAGGATATTGCTTGGGTTCTAAAAACATTTGGTGAGGAACGATTTTCTAAAAGAATCGCTCGAGCAATTGTCACTCAAAATCAGCAGTCTCCTTTGACCCGCACATTAGAACTTGCAACGTTAATTAGTAATGCAAGTCCTGTTAAAGAACGACATAAACATCCTGCTACTCGAAGTTTTCAAGCTATTCGAATCTACATCAATAGCGAGCTTGAGGAAGTAGAACACGCTTTAAAAGCTAGCCTTGAGATATTAGTAAATAAGGGGCGATTAGCAGTTATCAGTTTTCACTCTTTAGAAGATCGCATTGTTAAGCAGTTTATGACAAAACAAAGTAAAGGGCCGGATATTCCTAAAGGATTGCCTTTAACAGAAGAACAGATAAAAAAATACGGAGTTTGTTCATTAAAGTTATTAGGTAAAACAAAGCCATCTAAGGATGAAATTGATATCAATCCCCGGTCTCGCAGTGCCATGTTACGTATTGCTGAGCGGATAAAAGATGAGTAG